CAGGTAAATGTCAAACCCGAAAAACTGCTCCCGAACCCGGCAAAAACCCGTAAAGTCCAACCGGTGAAACGCGCCGCCGCTGAAGCGGAAAGCAGCACTCCGGCGGCCCAGACAGGGGGTAAGAAAAGCGAGCAGAATCTTCCCCCGGGCATTCAGACCGAGCAGGTTTTCAACGATAACGAATACCTCATCGGGATTATGCAAAAAATCCGGAACAACTGGCGTTATCCTTCGCTGAATGCTCCAAATATTAAAACGGTGGTTTATTTTCGAATCAACCGGGATGGCCGGGTAGACCGTGTGCTGGTGAAAGATAAATCCGGATTCATGAATTTCGACAGTTCCGCCTACGAAGCCGTGGTAAAGAGTGCACCTTACCCGCCGCTTCCGGAAAGCTATTCCGGGGATCAACTGGGCATTTATTTGAGGTTCAGTTATTAATCGAGATTATTCAAGATGAACCGGCAAAAAGTAATTTTTACATTATTTTCTAGTGTTGTTAAACCTCACCCCCTGTCCCCCTCTCCTAGTCAGGAGAGGGGGTAACTC
This is a stretch of genomic DNA from Candidatus Latescibacter sp.. It encodes these proteins:
- a CDS encoding cell envelope integrity protein TolA, which encodes MWRDIILSASGHALVFITLILPSMLSSKTFTPVTVVNVKMVQPQSIAPLLERMSEIGEPKPKVPQVNVKPEKLLPNPAKTRKVQPVKRAAAEAESSTPAAQTGGKKSEQNLPPGIQTEQVFNDNEYLIGIMQKIRNNWRYPSLNAPNIKTVVYFRINRDGRVDRVLVKDKSGFMNFDSSAYEAVVKSAPYPPLPESYSGDQLGIYLRFSY